The Agromyces hippuratus genome has a window encoding:
- a CDS encoding calcium-binding protein, with protein MRAQNDSNNSSRSRANGHREHPIRGWRPGLAVVASVGAWALALTGAQVAYADPVTDSADVAELRRGIAALAEVALGDYENVGPLAAALPLADTAPGVAVVRPGAAMQLTSTFDLGVKAELLTLAQQATTADFMAGVDGLDAEIAGTQLELTTANLVDSGATRGFDLTIRASRTVDSPLAIVDPDGPGGEPLRLVTAEADPAPFELSFEFSGTVRTDPQGVRFWLDTTAGEPTVEFAAELAGGEAFAFPGGAAAIGVGDVEILDGSTVDVSAVWSGTIDDVNGDGRLAMFEPPAFEGGEETPGELTVPADQLTTFGLAGTATADIRFGSDLLGLSSSPAPSLTMDADLAQVPEPLAELVASDGDLAAFEAFTRLGPVDLVSGIVQYGTLLRALQRHENVDAALPLASGTLSELYDLGGEFAKLAEDLIEVHPDPDPDPADPQPVIDVGISTVGDLADRIESDIPGAPAVITPVYDRDDAEVRLDFTIHTGLDGDADVPPVLDDQPVDDTPPPGQTAFGDQLLDDTGLRGVAASGDPVAVETDVAVDIDLPMLIDLGEAAPAPDKGATAVVEFESPMVYERFGTELIDGAELRITEVASANVHGEGQLGFVPATIGGTWKLLQDGTEPTTRADVDPAAGNTATPRIVDLLAGLYEREGQPPAYPVDDADRRAVIDADYTVDGHGHDLAQHLTEAPGTFTVDGAVFADTDPTVALGNDEMTLLRALNIDTDEPDVLLGRALDGIGAVVDQLDSIDSLVGGETVPFLNRGVESILREATDLRQHYNDFRSGLLPTDLGKLETGLETALGLGVTFRLRDLDGGGSVEPALIAAFDGTRTEEADVPMSLIDASLPAIAGTEGEGKLHAALQAKLDLGLVVGLDADAAAAPPRLLDSSRVSVTAEVTEQPPGSVQLGVHLGPFSAQLGDATNQTGRIAVGVRFALERTGAPLPGDPAETPLALDDFFDGDFTADATSPAAGGTYSCAAPGQTPVEGTFACAALPVLVDVGSGPALPSGAPANAPTADDYLTVSYDDLAAAPDVSAPAALASILDSASFSFDSFGEGLQSISKLLGLAIDASKAGGDLPVVGKDLTKLADGLVDVKAFLDDPQIPGLPDADVNAAVYGAGGIREVLAQKLITAGVLRDSEYQAVGAVPGDADGVPSATDVRVVAICNDGGTEALCDGSEQLTFLVDLRFELELGQGARALTGGCPVDDDTACPGVSDIPLELGLPGLPVSLTGSVTASAGWTVELGFGVSRNDGFYLLDNPVPGTGVADPETSGGLEEIRVNVGANLTAGESIDGRIGFIGMEATDNSTDPDAPSGARLSAQLGLDTSGCQNLDVATYGSGVAGAHCTSVIPISSFLSGDIGDLLTEPRIEGGIDLDLHIDTGIATGGNVNTTLPTFELDFGLAWAFDGSGAGDLELELRDIGVAPGEMFTKLFGEVLRTLDPILAPTKPVREFLFSPIPVISDLSEYFGGDPVTMVTLAKALGVVDVSLLEDVDQLFDFLEMVEGLADGSPFTLVDKLELSPETARGAPLTQDQALTAVKGSAAMTGNPEAAVGTALGGSSDDFDKLRQKGAPKSESDFSFPMFDDPTCLVGLLLGKDCAVVEWRPDALAVHMEYTQSFGPFFGVLYITIGGALDAKAQVGGGVSTRGVRMLAESIIGGEVDSPLDAATKAGSAFLQSLYLTDLDAEGKDVSEFEISGTITAGAKLDIFIAEAGVKGGITATFGLNLNDTPEADGRMHIDEIVAKFKTPICLFDIEGKLIAFLEVYAEFGPCPFCYSDSWRLAEVTLFEFSSSCANQTPVLAAEEGGWVVLNVGSRAVDRGAFMDVENESFTVHQLSETPQAGVYEFSISAFGYTETRKGAGVRIIDALDGNDSFLFNGSGAGAKPGDLNPEASDPPDAGEWAFTAPVDAKTLGVGDDRIITGAGDDTVNGGDGADTINVGDGTNTASGDADDGSGSGRDTVTGGEGVDTLRGGGDNDNIDGGLGGDTLRGDGGNDTLRGGKDKLSVPPGVTPPLDKPNKLDVADLIIGGPDADTLLGGNGGDRLFGDDTPDATPWDDPVEAEGAAAPGTDGVDRIEGEAGADVIFGGGAADELFGGFRLVASGVDPDADKIQGGDGADQVFGSNGADLLYGGRGGDSIAGEAGADEVHGQSDDDPAVGGGADGDKLWGGPGADTITGDGGDDELVGDGDGADETTMGGDTAAGGDGDDVVLGDNGTIDGAPGARVAHPSETAGAGDPRLAGDGGADRIYGEGGADFAYGGADRDLVHGNGGGDQLNGETGDDEVWGDADADFGFGGPGDDVVFGNAGSDQLHGQEGIDLIVGGHDGLTGADVGDTMYGGPDDDRAFGDDVEIDIVGTLDALDDVTITPSADSNTYGPDTGDGGTGSDEFHGQDAVDTLYGAEDYDQLFGELDGDVLVGGAGPDDIVGDRGVMSPVARAVTPPDGGWDPRTPNGSPEVDIELVAPATGGGDLIWGDFDTVDAPWSTGGDDRAFGGNAVDTLRGGPHDDHLEGNGGQDRIFGFKEGSDHSSDGADDLIGGSSPVNPQADPDGANLAPDEGEIEMQGNGEDDVMTGDNAVLTREPDPDDPDVWRTDPVTGGVFREVELLDTEKTGASLDTVSGGDFMLGNDENDRMLGEGGNDLVQGNAHDDLIEGDQDGDWLEGNDDEDDLIGGSSFPDQPDSGDVLWGGGGADVATGDNACIVRDVPGVEFDPSSCPALDTPAPADFHYVTSQLGVETRRGLVSHDLDGSVASEFGRDIVNGGSGVDAEFGQDGNDFLFGDGGADFQHGNGGADVVVGDRPFDLYGGIVLPPEVGGVLPAIVSPPAGLPGTPSVGADLVGPPEADGQDDQFGGSNLSGHRDSGDWLFGDGEADFQLGDNGELNRTVEGEGSDAAYAVYEERYPDNEPPADGSAVIERDVTRYDVGAPAGAGVWGADLIFGGNGTNPLISAGAGDGDDTQWGQDGDDRLFGEDGDDDQFGELGADTMWGGDGEDAMVGDRGGVQTRFVEADGSDPDDPDILTHTSQGPPGINLGGPDSGAQDAVLHPFEAHALYRGTSLTHDRDGSVLASNGHEAGGADRMRGGPGHDSMHGAEGADLMNGDSGGDYAYGDDGADVMWGGRGNPAIGTPDLPGRNAPGANGQWIDVLFGGHGANATEAGADIIDYQPRPGVDPAVWGTMVAAYADTAPENTGAETRQHHHGTDWQYGGWDRDVLQADVSGNGPNDGDKLLDWGGAYNLYTACNSAYGGWNDVRKIDPNNLLGLEKLAYVTGARSDFDGAPTLGDVQASGGSAYREAAIVYTNDLKNNTGKAFSGTPGHFENFICTSD; from the coding sequence ATGCGTGCCCAGAACGACTCGAACAACTCGTCGCGCTCGCGTGCGAACGGGCACCGCGAACACCCGATTCGCGGCTGGCGACCCGGACTCGCGGTCGTCGCCTCGGTCGGTGCGTGGGCGCTCGCCCTGACCGGCGCGCAGGTCGCGTACGCGGATCCGGTGACCGACTCCGCAGATGTCGCCGAACTCCGCCGGGGCATCGCCGCCCTCGCCGAGGTCGCCCTCGGCGACTACGAGAACGTCGGACCGCTCGCGGCCGCCCTGCCGCTCGCCGACACGGCGCCCGGCGTCGCCGTCGTCCGCCCGGGTGCGGCGATGCAGCTGACGAGCACGTTCGATCTCGGCGTGAAGGCCGAACTGCTCACCCTCGCGCAGCAGGCGACGACCGCCGACTTCATGGCCGGCGTCGACGGGCTCGACGCCGAGATCGCGGGTACGCAACTCGAATTGACGACGGCGAACCTCGTCGATTCCGGAGCCACGCGCGGCTTCGACCTCACGATCCGGGCATCGCGCACCGTCGACTCGCCCCTTGCGATCGTCGACCCCGACGGACCCGGCGGAGAGCCGCTGCGTCTCGTGACCGCCGAGGCCGACCCGGCTCCTTTCGAGCTCTCGTTCGAGTTCAGCGGAACGGTGCGCACCGACCCGCAGGGTGTGCGCTTCTGGCTCGACACCACGGCGGGCGAGCCCACCGTCGAATTCGCCGCCGAGCTCGCGGGAGGGGAGGCATTCGCCTTCCCGGGAGGTGCGGCGGCGATCGGCGTCGGAGACGTCGAGATCCTCGACGGCAGCACCGTGGACGTCTCGGCCGTGTGGTCGGGCACCATCGATGACGTCAACGGCGACGGCCGGCTCGCGATGTTCGAACCGCCGGCATTCGAAGGCGGTGAGGAGACGCCCGGCGAGCTCACCGTGCCCGCCGACCAGCTCACGACCTTCGGCCTCGCCGGCACGGCGACCGCCGACATCCGCTTCGGCTCCGACCTGCTCGGCCTGTCGTCGAGCCCCGCGCCGTCGCTGACCATGGACGCCGACCTCGCGCAGGTGCCCGAACCGCTCGCCGAACTCGTCGCGAGCGACGGCGACCTCGCCGCGTTCGAGGCGTTCACGCGGCTGGGACCGGTGGACCTCGTCTCCGGCATCGTCCAGTACGGCACCCTGCTTCGGGCACTGCAACGGCACGAGAACGTCGATGCCGCGCTGCCGCTCGCGAGCGGCACGCTGAGCGAGCTCTACGATCTCGGCGGCGAATTCGCGAAGCTCGCCGAGGACCTCATCGAGGTCCACCCCGACCCCGACCCCGATCCCGCGGACCCGCAGCCCGTGATCGACGTCGGCATCTCGACGGTCGGCGACCTCGCCGACCGGATCGAGAGCGACATCCCGGGTGCGCCCGCGGTGATCACCCCGGTCTACGACCGCGACGATGCAGAGGTGCGGCTCGACTTCACGATCCACACCGGACTCGACGGCGACGCCGATGTGCCACCGGTCCTCGACGACCAGCCCGTCGACGACACGCCACCGCCCGGACAGACGGCGTTCGGCGACCAACTCCTCGACGACACCGGCCTGCGCGGCGTCGCGGCGAGCGGCGATCCGGTCGCGGTCGAGACGGATGTCGCGGTCGACATCGACCTGCCCATGCTGATCGACCTCGGCGAGGCAGCACCTGCACCCGACAAGGGCGCCACCGCCGTCGTCGAGTTCGAGTCGCCGATGGTCTACGAGCGTTTCGGCACCGAGCTCATCGACGGGGCGGAGCTGCGCATCACCGAGGTGGCGTCGGCGAACGTGCACGGCGAGGGCCAGCTCGGGTTCGTGCCCGCGACGATCGGCGGCACGTGGAAGCTCCTCCAGGACGGCACGGAGCCGACGACCCGGGCGGACGTGGATCCCGCCGCCGGCAACACGGCGACGCCTCGCATCGTCGACCTGCTCGCGGGGCTCTACGAACGCGAGGGGCAGCCGCCCGCGTACCCTGTCGACGACGCCGACCGTCGTGCCGTGATCGACGCGGACTACACGGTCGACGGGCACGGCCACGATCTCGCCCAGCACCTCACCGAGGCGCCGGGCACCTTCACCGTCGACGGCGCAGTGTTCGCCGACACGGACCCCACGGTGGCGCTCGGCAACGACGAGATGACCCTGTTGCGGGCACTCAACATCGACACCGACGAACCCGACGTGCTGCTCGGCCGAGCGCTCGACGGGATCGGCGCGGTGGTCGACCAGCTCGACTCCATCGACAGCCTGGTCGGCGGTGAGACGGTGCCGTTCCTGAACCGCGGCGTCGAGAGCATTCTGCGCGAGGCGACCGACCTTCGCCAGCACTACAACGACTTCCGGAGCGGCCTGCTGCCGACCGACCTCGGCAAGCTCGAGACCGGGCTCGAGACCGCACTCGGGCTGGGCGTCACGTTCCGGCTGCGCGACCTCGACGGCGGCGGCAGCGTGGAACCCGCGCTGATCGCGGCGTTCGACGGCACGCGAACCGAGGAAGCCGACGTGCCGATGTCACTCATCGACGCGTCACTGCCCGCGATCGCCGGCACGGAGGGTGAGGGCAAGCTGCACGCCGCGCTGCAGGCGAAGCTCGACCTCGGGCTCGTCGTCGGCCTCGACGCCGATGCGGCCGCGGCACCGCCCCGTCTCCTCGACTCGAGCCGGGTGAGCGTGACGGCCGAGGTCACCGAGCAGCCGCCGGGCTCGGTCCAACTCGGCGTGCACCTCGGGCCGTTCTCCGCACAGCTCGGCGACGCGACCAACCAGACCGGCCGCATCGCGGTCGGCGTGCGCTTCGCACTCGAGCGCACTGGTGCGCCGCTGCCGGGCGATCCCGCCGAGACGCCGCTCGCGCTCGACGACTTCTTCGACGGCGACTTCACGGCCGACGCGACCTCGCCCGCAGCTGGCGGAACGTACTCGTGCGCTGCGCCGGGCCAGACCCCCGTGGAGGGAACGTTCGCATGCGCCGCGCTGCCGGTGCTGGTCGATGTCGGATCGGGACCGGCGCTGCCGAGCGGTGCACCCGCGAACGCCCCGACGGCGGACGACTACCTCACGGTGTCGTACGACGACCTGGCCGCTGCACCGGATGTCTCCGCGCCCGCAGCGCTCGCGAGCATCCTCGACTCGGCGAGCTTCAGCTTCGACAGCTTCGGCGAGGGCCTGCAATCGATCAGCAAGCTGCTCGGGCTCGCGATCGACGCGAGCAAGGCCGGCGGCGACCTTCCGGTCGTCGGCAAGGACCTCACCAAGCTCGCCGACGGTCTCGTCGACGTGAAGGCGTTCCTCGACGACCCGCAGATCCCGGGGCTGCCGGACGCCGACGTGAATGCCGCCGTCTACGGCGCCGGCGGCATCCGCGAGGTGCTCGCGCAGAAGCTCATCACCGCCGGCGTGCTGCGTGACAGCGAGTACCAGGCGGTCGGCGCCGTCCCGGGCGATGCCGACGGTGTTCCGAGCGCCACCGACGTCCGAGTCGTCGCGATCTGCAACGACGGGGGCACGGAAGCGCTCTGCGACGGCAGCGAACAGCTGACCTTCCTCGTCGACCTGCGATTCGAGCTCGAACTCGGTCAGGGCGCGCGCGCGTTGACCGGCGGCTGCCCGGTCGACGATGACACGGCGTGCCCTGGAGTCTCGGACATCCCGCTCGAGCTCGGACTGCCCGGACTGCCCGTCTCGCTCACCGGCAGCGTGACCGCGAGTGCGGGGTGGACCGTCGAGCTCGGCTTCGGCGTCTCTCGGAACGACGGGTTCTACCTCCTCGACAACCCGGTGCCGGGCACCGGCGTCGCCGACCCCGAGACATCGGGCGGGCTCGAGGAGATCCGGGTGAACGTGGGCGCGAACCTCACCGCCGGCGAATCCATCGACGGGCGCATCGGGTTCATCGGCATGGAGGCCACCGACAACAGCACCGATCCGGACGCACCCAGCGGCGCGCGGCTGAGCGCGCAACTCGGCCTCGATACATCCGGATGCCAGAACCTCGACGTGGCCACGTACGGATCCGGCGTCGCGGGCGCGCACTGCACGAGCGTGATCCCGATCAGTTCGTTCCTCTCTGGCGACATCGGCGACCTGCTCACCGAGCCGCGTATCGAGGGCGGCATCGACCTCGATCTCCACATCGACACCGGCATCGCGACGGGCGGCAACGTCAACACGACCCTCCCGACCTTCGAGCTCGATTTCGGACTCGCCTGGGCGTTCGACGGCAGCGGGGCCGGGGATCTCGAGCTCGAGCTGCGCGACATCGGCGTCGCGCCCGGGGAGATGTTCACCAAGCTGTTCGGCGAGGTGCTGCGCACGCTCGACCCGATCCTCGCGCCGACGAAACCGGTGCGCGAGTTCCTCTTCTCGCCGATTCCGGTGATCAGCGACCTGTCGGAGTACTTCGGCGGCGACCCGGTCACGATGGTCACCCTCGCGAAGGCGCTCGGCGTCGTCGACGTCTCGCTGCTCGAGGACGTCGACCAGCTCTTCGACTTCCTCGAGATGGTCGAGGGGCTCGCCGACGGCTCGCCGTTCACGCTCGTCGACAAGCTCGAACTCTCGCCCGAGACCGCGCGCGGCGCACCGCTCACCCAGGATCAGGCGCTCACCGCGGTGAAGGGCTCGGCGGCGATGACCGGCAACCCCGAGGCGGCCGTCGGCACCGCACTGGGCGGATCCTCCGACGACTTCGACAAGCTGCGGCAGAAGGGGGCGCCGAAGAGCGAATCGGACTTCTCGTTCCCGATGTTCGACGACCCGACCTGCCTGGTCGGCCTGCTCCTCGGCAAGGACTGCGCGGTGGTCGAATGGCGACCTGACGCGCTCGCTGTGCACATGGAGTACACGCAGAGCTTCGGACCGTTCTTCGGCGTGCTGTACATCACGATCGGCGGCGCCCTCGACGCGAAGGCCCAGGTCGGCGGAGGCGTCTCCACCCGCGGTGTCCGGATGCTCGCCGAATCGATCATCGGCGGCGAGGTCGACAGTCCGCTCGACGCCGCAACCAAGGCGGGCAGCGCGTTCCTGCAGAGCCTGTATCTCACCGACCTCGATGCCGAGGGCAAGGACGTCTCGGAATTCGAGATCTCGGGCACCATCACGGCCGGAGCGAAGCTCGACATCTTCATCGCGGAAGCCGGCGTGAAGGGCGGCATCACCGCCACCTTCGGGCTCAACCTCAACGACACGCCCGAGGCAGACGGCCGGATGCACATCGACGAGATCGTCGCGAAGTTCAAGACGCCGATCTGCCTCTTCGACATCGAGGGCAAGCTCATCGCCTTCCTCGAGGTCTACGCGGAGTTCGGGCCGTGCCCGTTCTGCTACTCCGACAGCTGGCGGCTCGCCGAGGTGACCCTCTTCGAGTTCTCGTCATCGTGCGCGAACCAGACTCCGGTGCTCGCGGCCGAGGAGGGCGGCTGGGTGGTGCTGAACGTCGGCTCACGCGCCGTTGACCGCGGCGCGTTCATGGACGTCGAGAACGAGTCGTTCACGGTGCATCAGCTGAGCGAGACGCCGCAGGCGGGCGTCTACGAGTTCAGCATCAGCGCGTTCGGCTACACGGAGACCAGGAAGGGCGCCGGCGTGCGCATCATCGATGCACTCGACGGCAACGACTCGTTCCTGTTCAACGGCTCGGGAGCCGGCGCGAAGCCCGGTGACCTGAACCCCGAGGCATCCGACCCGCCCGATGCCGGCGAATGGGCCTTCACCGCGCCCGTCGATGCGAAGACCCTCGGCGTCGGCGACGACCGGATCATCACCGGTGCCGGCGACGACACCGTCAACGGCGGTGACGGGGCCGACACGATCAACGTGGGCGATGGAACCAACACCGCCTCAGGCGACGCCGACGACGGCTCGGGCAGCGGTCGCGACACCGTGACCGGCGGCGAGGGCGTCGACACCCTGCGCGGCGGCGGCGACAACGACAACATCGACGGCGGACTCGGCGGCGACACGCTCCGCGGAGACGGCGGCAATGACACGCTCCGCGGCGGCAAGGACAAGCTCTCGGTGCCGCCCGGTGTGACTCCGCCGCTGGACAAGCCGAACAAGCTCGACGTCGCCGACCTCATCATCGGCGGTCCGGATGCCGACACGTTGCTCGGCGGCAACGGCGGAGACCGCCTCTTCGGCGACGACACTCCCGACGCGACACCCTGGGACGACCCCGTCGAGGCCGAAGGGGCCGCGGCCCCCGGCACCGACGGCGTGGACCGCATCGAAGGCGAGGCCGGTGCCGACGTGATCTTCGGTGGCGGAGCGGCCGATGAGCTGTTCGGCGGATTCCGGCTCGTCGCGTCGGGCGTCGACCCCGACGCCGACAAGATCCAAGGCGGCGACGGCGCCGACCAGGTGTTCGGCTCGAACGGCGCCGACCTGCTCTACGGCGGCCGGGGCGGGGACTCCATCGCGGGCGAGGCGGGCGCCGATGAGGTGCACGGCCAGTCCGACGACGACCCGGCGGTCGGCGGCGGCGCCGACGGGGACAAGCTGTGGGGCGGCCCCGGTGCCGACACGATCACCGGTGACGGCGGCGACGACGAACTCGTCGGCGACGGCGACGGCGCCGACGAGACGACGATGGGCGGCGACACCGCAGCCGGCGGCGACGGCGACGACGTCGTGCTCGGTGACAACGGCACCATCGACGGTGCGCCCGGGGCGCGGGTCGCGCACCCGAGCGAGACCGCGGGCGCCGGTGACCCGAGGCTCGCCGGCGACGGCGGTGCCGACCGGATCTACGGTGAAGGCGGTGCCGACTTCGCGTACGGCGGCGCGGATCGCGACCTCGTGCACGGCAACGGCGGCGGCGACCAGCTGAACGGCGAGACCGGCGACGACGAGGTCTGGGGCGACGCCGACGCCGACTTCGGCTTCGGCGGACCGGGCGACGATGTGGTGTTCGGCAACGCGGGCAGCGACCAGTTGCACGGCCAGGAGGGCATCGACCTCATCGTCGGCGGCCACGACGGCCTGACCGGTGCCGACGTCGGCGACACCATGTACGGCGGGCCCGACGACGACCGGGCGTTCGGCGACGACGTCGAGATCGACATCGTCGGCACGCTCGACGCGCTCGACGACGTGACGATCACCCCCTCGGCGGACTCGAACACCTACGGACCCGACACCGGTGACGGCGGCACGGGCTCCGATGAGTTCCACGGTCAGGACGCTGTCGACACCCTGTACGGCGCTGAGGACTACGACCAGCTGTTCGGCGAGCTCGACGGCGACGTACTGGTCGGCGGCGCCGGGCCCGACGACATCGTCGGCGACCGCGGCGTCATGTCGCCGGTCGCTCGAGCGGTGACACCGCCCGACGGCGGATGGGACCCCCGCACCCCGAACGGCTCGCCCGAGGTCGACATCGAGCTCGTCGCACCGGCGACCGGCGGCGGCGACCTCATCTGGGGCGACTTCGACACCGTCGACGCCCCATGGTCGACGGGCGGCGACGACCGCGCCTTCGGCGGCAACGCCGTCGACACGCTGCGCGGCGGCCCGCACGACGACCACCTCGAGGGCAACGGCGGACAGGACCGGATCTTCGGCTTCAAGGAGGGCTCCGACCACTCGAGCGACGGTGCCGACGACCTCATCGGCGGTTCCTCGCCGGTGAATCCGCAGGCCGACCCCGACGGCGCGAACCTCGCACCCGACGAGGGCGAGATCGAGATGCAGGGCAACGGCGAAGACGACGTCATGACCGGCGACAATGCCGTGCTGACGCGCGAGCCCGACCCCGACGACCCCGATGTCTGGCGCACCGACCCCGTGACCGGCGGCGTGTTCCGCGAGGTCGAGCTGCTCGACACCGAGAAGACCGGAGCGAGCCTCGACACCGTCTCGGGCGGTGACTTCATGCTCGGCAACGACGAGAACGACCGGATGCTCGGCGAGGGCGGCAACGACCTCGTGCAGGGCAACGCGCACGACGATCTCATCGAAGGCGACCAGGACGGCGACTGGCTCGAGGGCAACGACGACGAGGACGACCTCATCGGCGGCTCCTCGTTCCCCGACCAGCCCGACTCGGGCGACGTGTTGTGGGGCGGCGGCGGCGCCGACGTGGCCACGGGCGACAACGCGTGCATCGTGCGCGACGTGCCTGGCGTCGAGTTCGACCCGAGCTCCTGCCCGGCGCTCGACACTCCGGCACCCGCTGACTTCCACTACGTGACGAGTCAGCTCGGCGTCGAGACGCGACGGGGTCTGGTCTCCCACGACCTCGACGGATCGGTCGCGAGCGAGTTCGGCCGCGACATCGTCAACGGCGGCTCGGGCGTCGACGCCGAGTTCGGGCAGGACGGCAACGACTTCCTGTTCGGCGACGGCGGCGCCGACTTCCAGCACGGCAACGGCGGCGCCGACGTCGTCGTCGGCGACCGGCCGTTCGACCTGTACGGCGGCATCGTCCTTCCGCCGGAGGTCGGTGGAGTGCTGCCCGCGATCGTGTCGCCGCCTGCTGGCCTGCCCGGCACCCCGAGCGTCGGAGCCGACCTCGTCGGCCCGCCCGAGGCGGACGGCCAGGACGACCAGTTCGGCGGCTCGAACCTCTCGGGTCACCGGGATTCGGGCGACTGGCTCTTCGGCGACGGTGAAGCGGACTTCCAGCTCGGCGACAACGGCGAGCTGAACCGCACCGTCGAAGGCGAGGGGTCGGATGCCGCGTACGCCGTGTACGAGGAGCGCTACCCCGACAACGAGCCGCCAGCCGACGGCTCGGCCGTCATCGAGCGCGACGTCACCCGGTACGACGTCGGGGCGCCGGCGGGGGCGGGCGTCTGGGGCGCCGACCTCATCTTCGGCGGCAACGGCACGAACCCGTTGATCTCCGCGGGAGCGGGCGACGGCGACGACACCCAGTGGGGTCAGGACGGAGACGACCGGCTCTTCGGAGAGGACGGCGACGACGACCAGTTCGGCGAGCTCGGTGCCGACACGATGTGGGGCGGCGACGGCGAGGACGCCATGGTGGGCGACCGCGGCGGTGTGCAGACCCGCTTCGTCGAGGCAGATGGCAGCGATCCGGATGACCCGGACATCCTCACCCACACGAGCCAGGGTCCTCCCGGCATCAACCTCGGCGGGCCCGACTCGGGCGCTCAGGACGCGGTGCTGCACCCGTTCGAGGCGCACGCGCTCTACCGCGGCACCTCGCTCACCCATGACCGGGACGGTTCGGTGCTCGCCTCGAACGGGCACGAGGCAGGCGGTGCCGACCGCATGCGCGGCGGCCCCGGGCACGACTCGATGCACGGGGCCGAGGGTGCCGACCTCATGAACGGCGACTCCGGCGGCGACTACGCCTACGGCGACGACGGTGCCGACGTCATGTGGGGCGGGCGAGGCAACCCGGCGATCGGCACGCCCGATCTCCCGGGCCGGAACGCCCCCGGTGCGAACGGGCAGTGGATCGACGTCTTGTTCGGCGGCCACGGCGCGAACGCGACCGAGGCGGGCGCCGACATCATCGACTACCAGCCGCGTCCGGGCGTCGACCCGGCGGTGTGGGGCACGATGGTGGCGGCCTACGCCGACACCGCACCCGAGAACACCGGCGCCGAGACGCGGCAGCACCACCACGGCACCGACTGGCAGTACGGCGGCTGGGATCGCGACGTGCTGCAGGCGGATGTCTCGGGCAACGGTCCGAACGACGGCGACAAGCTGCTCGACTGGGGCGGTGCGTACAACCTGTACACCGCGTGCAACTCGGCGTACGGCGGGTGGAACGACGTGCGCAAGATCGACCCGAACAACCTGCTCGGGCTCGAGAAGCTCGCCTACGTGACGGGCGCCCGCTCCGACTTCGACGGTGCGCCGACGCTCGGCGATGTGCAGGCGTCCGGCGGCTCCGCATATCGGGAGGCGGCGATCGTCTACACGAACGATCTGAAGAACAACACGGGCAAGGCGTTCTCGGGCACGCCCGGCCACTTCGAGAACTTCATCTGCACGAGCGACTGA
- a CDS encoding ABC transporter ATP-binding protein has protein sequence MDDTTAVSSAPFAIRTTGLGIRFRRNRRGRRSFKDLLAGRRRRTRPGEFWALRDVSIEVRPGEAIGVVGRNGQGKSTLLKLVAGVMIADEGTVEITGGVAPLIEITGGFVDDLTVRDNVYLTAGLHGMTNAQIDAKFDEIIGFADIGDFLDTPYKHLSSGMKVRIAFAVISQLEEPIMLVDEVLAVGDKAFREKCYRRIDELLAGGRTLFFVSHNERDLRRFCTRGLYLDKGSLVLDAPIDEVLARYNADHGA, from the coding sequence TTGGACGACACGACCGCCGTCTCGTCGGCTCCCTTCGCCATTCGCACCACCGGTCTCGGCATCCGGTTCCGGCGCAACCGCCGCGGCCGCCGCTCGTTCAAGGACCTCCTCGCCGGCCGTCGCCGCCGCACTCGTCCCGGCGAGTTCTGGGCACTTCGGGACGTCTCGATCGAGGTGCGCCCCGGCGAGGCGATCGGCGTCGTCGGTCGCAACGGCCAGGGCAAGTCGACGCTGCTGAAGCTCGTCGCGGGCGTCATGATCGCCGACGAGGGCACGGTGGAGATCACCGGCGGCGTCGCTCCCCTCATCGAGATCACCGGCGGGTTCGTCGACGACCTCACCGTGCGCGACAACGTCTACCTGACGGCCGGGCTGCACGGCATGACGAACGCGCAGATCGATGCGAAGTTCGACGAGATCATCGGGTTCGCCGACATCGGCGACTTCCTCGACACCCCGTACAAGCACCTCTCGAGCGGCATGAAGGTGCGCATCGCCTTCGCCGTGATCTCGCAGCTCGAGGAACCGATCATGCTCGTCGACGAGGTGCTCGCCGTGGGCGACAAGGCGTTCCGCGAGAAGTGCTACCGACGCATCGACGAGTTGCTCGCCGGTGGCCGCACGCTGTTCTTCGTCTCGCACAACGAACGCGACCTGCGCCGGTTCTGCACGCGCGGCCTCTACCTCGACAAGGGCTCGCTCGTGCTCGATGCACCCATCGACGAGGTGCTCGCCCGATACAACGCCGATCACGGCGCATAG